In Armatimonadota bacterium, a single genomic region encodes these proteins:
- the mfd gene encoding transcription-repair coupling factor produces the protein MSSEMLSGLLTLLRDSPPFAPIRDAVRQHRPLWILGPAGAEKAYLLAALLTDREAPQTVLVILPGRDAAERLAGDLVVFDPDLAPRLAFLPYWEGAPYEREQPSLEAVAEWRALLERLSGGTPTIGLVSVASLLRRLPAPEHMRAQRKQIRVGDRLVRDDFLTLLADYGYERRPLVEARGQIAVRGGVIDLFPPAGGPYRIELFGDEVESLREFDPVTQRSTRTVGEAVLLPLREPQAGLAAGLLDYLPPQALVVLDEEPELAAQAGALQDRAEEAGSQVPPHLSWVEVAARLERFRRVVLSALRGAVAPYAEVPLRFGGVEAFGGQTHLLARALREWTQQRRLVVVASAHPERVAEVLDAQGLRVPTAPGLPVAPPPGTMTAVEAPLSRGFAFDPAGLVVVTDSEILGWRRRSRLRFVRQGKRIASWADLVPGDYVVHIHHGIGVYRGLVHLTMNGAERDYLLLEYAGSDRLYVPVEQIALVERYIGVEGQVPRVNTLGGAEWEREKQRVRESARELAGELLALYAARQTAPGFAFSPDTPWQHELEAAFEYEETPDQWQAIQDVKRDMESPRPMDRLIAGDVGYGKTEVALRAAFKAVMDGKQVAILVPTTILAQQHYDVFLRRLAAYPITVEVMSRFRSRREQQRILRQLAEGQVDIVIGTHRLLQKDVVFRDLGLVIIDEEQRFGVEHKERLKQLRQQVDVLTLTATPIPRTLHMSLVGLRDMSVMETPPEARLPIHTEIREADEGIIREAIVRELARGGQVYVVHNRVQSIERAARAIARIVPEARVAVAHGQMPEEKLERVMMDFLGGRFDVLVCTTIVEIGLDIPRVNTVIVQDAHLMGLAQLYQLRGRVGRADRQAYCYLLYPRGETLTPEAEQRLQAMQEFVELGSGLKLAMRDLEIRGAGNLLGPEQHGHISAVGFDLYCRLLDQAIRELRGEMVDDAPDPVIDIHVDAFIPPDYVADETQRMTLYRRLGAAASLEAAERLAEEIRDRFGDPPAAVAHLLAAVRLRVLARRVGAAAVVREGGQYIIRLRPAAYLSDAVQRRLRVAYGERLQVTPAVLTVRTRGRHFLDQAGELREILEAVARFSGQRAEEAVTIS, from the coding sequence GTGTCCTCTGAGATGCTGAGCGGCCTGCTCACCTTGCTCCGCGACAGCCCACCGTTCGCCCCGATCCGGGACGCGGTGCGGCAGCACCGCCCCCTGTGGATCCTGGGCCCGGCGGGCGCGGAAAAGGCCTACCTACTGGCGGCGCTGCTTACCGACCGGGAGGCTCCGCAGACCGTGCTGGTCATCCTTCCCGGGCGGGACGCGGCGGAACGGCTGGCCGGGGACCTCGTGGTCTTTGACCCGGACCTGGCGCCGCGCCTGGCATTCTTACCCTACTGGGAGGGGGCGCCCTACGAGCGGGAGCAGCCTTCGCTGGAGGCTGTGGCGGAGTGGCGAGCACTGCTGGAGCGGCTGAGCGGCGGCACACCCACCATCGGCCTGGTGTCGGTTGCCAGTCTCCTGCGCCGGCTTCCTGCGCCAGAGCACATGCGCGCGCAGCGGAAGCAGATCCGCGTCGGCGACCGTCTGGTACGCGACGACTTCCTCACCCTGCTCGCGGACTACGGGTACGAGCGCCGGCCTCTGGTGGAGGCCCGCGGGCAGATAGCGGTGCGCGGGGGGGTCATTGACCTCTTCCCGCCGGCCGGCGGCCCTTACCGCATCGAGCTGTTCGGGGACGAGGTGGAGTCGCTGCGGGAATTCGACCCGGTCACCCAGCGCAGCACCCGCACGGTGGGGGAGGCGGTCCTGCTGCCCCTGCGCGAGCCCCAGGCTGGCCTGGCGGCGGGCCTGCTGGACTACCTCCCGCCGCAGGCGCTGGTGGTGCTGGACGAGGAGCCGGAGCTGGCGGCGCAGGCGGGCGCGCTGCAGGACAGGGCGGAGGAGGCGGGCAGCCAGGTGCCCCCCCACCTCTCCTGGGTCGAGGTGGCCGCGCGCCTGGAGCGCTTCCGCCGGGTGGTCCTCTCCGCGCTGCGCGGCGCCGTGGCGCCCTATGCGGAGGTACCGCTACGCTTCGGTGGCGTGGAGGCCTTCGGCGGGCAGACGCACCTGCTGGCCCGGGCGCTGCGCGAGTGGACGCAGCAGCGACGTCTGGTAGTCGTGGCTTCGGCGCACCCCGAGCGGGTGGCGGAGGTTCTGGACGCGCAGGGCCTGCGGGTACCCACAGCCCCGGGCCTGCCCGTGGCTCCCCCGCCGGGGACGATGACCGCGGTGGAGGCGCCCCTCTCCCGCGGGTTCGCCTTCGATCCGGCTGGCCTGGTGGTGGTCACCGACAGCGAGATCCTGGGATGGCGGCGGCGCTCGCGCCTGCGCTTTGTCCGCCAGGGTAAGCGCATCGCCTCCTGGGCGGACCTGGTCCCCGGTGACTACGTGGTGCACATCCACCACGGCATCGGCGTCTACCGCGGCCTGGTCCACCTGACCATGAACGGCGCGGAACGGGACTACCTGCTCCTGGAGTATGCCGGCAGCGACCGCCTCTACGTCCCGGTGGAGCAGATCGCCCTGGTGGAGCGCTACATCGGGGTGGAAGGCCAGGTCCCCCGGGTGAACACCCTGGGCGGGGCGGAGTGGGAGCGGGAGAAGCAGCGGGTGCGGGAGTCGGCCCGGGAGCTGGCCGGGGAACTGCTGGCGCTGTACGCGGCGCGGCAGACCGCACCCGGCTTCGCCTTCTCCCCGGACACTCCCTGGCAGCACGAGCTGGAGGCGGCCTTCGAGTACGAGGAGACCCCTGACCAGTGGCAGGCCATCCAGGATGTGAAGCGGGACATGGAGTCCCCCAGGCCCATGGACCGCCTCATCGCCGGGGATGTAGGGTACGGCAAGACCGAGGTGGCGCTGCGCGCTGCCTTCAAGGCGGTCATGGACGGCAAGCAGGTAGCCATCCTGGTGCCCACCACCATCCTGGCCCAGCAGCACTACGACGTCTTCCTCCGCCGCCTGGCCGCCTACCCCATCACGGTGGAGGTGATGTCCCGCTTTCGCTCGCGAAGGGAGCAGCAGCGCATCCTCCGCCAGCTGGCCGAGGGGCAGGTGGACATCGTCATAGGCACGCACCGCCTGCTGCAGAAGGACGTCGTCTTCCGCGACCTGGGACTGGTGATCATCGACGAGGAGCAGCGCTTCGGCGTGGAGCACAAGGAGCGTTTGAAACAGCTGCGCCAGCAGGTGGACGTGCTCACGCTGACGGCGACCCCCATCCCCCGTACCCTGCACATGTCCCTGGTGGGCCTGCGCGACATGTCGGTCATGGAGACCCCGCCGGAGGCACGCCTGCCCATCCACACCGAGATCCGTGAGGCGGACGAGGGGATTATCCGCGAGGCCATCGTGCGGGAGCTGGCCCGCGGCGGTCAGGTGTATGTAGTGCACAACCGGGTGCAGTCCATCGAACGAGCCGCCCGGGCCATCGCTCGCATCGTCCCCGAAGCGCGCGTCGCCGTGGCCCACGGGCAGATGCCGGAGGAAAAGCTGGAGCGGGTGATGATGGACTTCCTGGGGGGACGCTTTGACGTGCTGGTCTGCACCACCATCGTGGAGATCGGCCTGGACATTCCTCGGGTGAACACCGTGATCGTCCAGGACGCTCACCTCATGGGCCTGGCCCAGCTCTACCAGCTGCGCGGCCGGGTGGGCCGGGCCGACCGGCAGGCCTACTGCTACCTGCTCTACCCGCGGGGCGAGACGCTGACGCCGGAGGCCGAGCAACGCCTGCAGGCCATGCAGGAATTCGTGGAGCTGGGATCGGGGTTGAAGCTGGCCATGCGCGACCTGGAGATCCGCGGCGCGGGCAACCTGCTGGGGCCGGAGCAGCACGGCCACATCTCCGCCGTGGGCTTTGATCTCTACTGCCGCCTCCTGGACCAGGCCATCCGCGAGCTGCGCGGCGAGATGGTGGACGACGCCCCCGACCCCGTGATCGACATCCACGTGGACGCGTTCATTCCCCCGGACTACGTGGCCGACGAGACGCAGCGCATGACCCTCTACCGGAGGCTGGGCGCGGCCGCCTCCCTGGAGGCGGCGGAGCGACTGGCCGAAGAGATCCGGGACCGTTTCGGCGACCCGCCCGCGGCGGTGGCGCACCTGCTGGCGGCGGTGCGGCTGCGGGTCCTGGCCAGGCGCGTGGGCGCGGCAGCGGTGGTGCGCGAGGGCGGGCAGTACATCATCCGCCTGCGGCCTGCAGCCTACCTGAGCGACGCCGTGCAGCGGCGCCTGCGCGTAGCCTACGGTGAGCGTCTGCAGGTGACCCCCGCGGTGCTCACCGTGCGCACCCGGGGGCGGCACTTCCTGGACCAGGCGGGCGAGCTCCGGGAGATTCTGGAAGCGGTGGCCCGGTTCAGCGGGCAGCGGGCCGAGGAGGCCGTAACCATTTCCTGA
- a CDS encoding peptidylprolyl isomerase: MRRGRKALLVLVIATAVLVAAGAGYALTFGVDLRLTVRGRPVGVAVAGLRARSALAVMVNDEPIYWSEVEREVERAAAQFNVNLSGAEGEKQRAELTGALLDRLIDERLIVQAARRRGVETSDVQVDAELARITAQLGGEQELQRALAQRNLTTAEARRIIRLSLTVQALMPLVTDVRVTAEEVQEVFAQRRAQYDQPEQVRVSHILIRASTPQEEERAKQTLLLIQGRLARGEKFADLARQYSEDPGSKAGGGDLGLVARGTLVPEFERVAFSLPPGQVSEPVKTSFGYHLILVHERRPARRATLEQVQARIREELLQQRREAAFQQWLQVQRKQATIKRFPRPS, translated from the coding sequence GTGCGCAGAGGACGCAAGGCCTTGCTGGTGCTGGTGATTGCCACCGCCGTGCTGGTGGCAGCAGGTGCAGGCTATGCCCTGACCTTCGGGGTGGACCTGCGCCTGACCGTCCGCGGCCGGCCTGTGGGGGTGGCCGTGGCCGGGCTGCGGGCCCGCTCCGCCCTGGCGGTGATGGTCAACGACGAGCCCATCTACTGGAGCGAGGTGGAGCGGGAGGTGGAGCGCGCCGCCGCCCAGTTCAACGTCAACCTCAGCGGCGCGGAGGGGGAGAAGCAGCGGGCTGAGCTCACAGGCGCACTGCTCGACCGCCTGATCGACGAACGCCTGATCGTGCAGGCCGCCCGGCGGCGGGGCGTTGAGACCAGCGACGTACAGGTGGACGCCGAGCTGGCGCGGATCACGGCGCAACTGGGAGGCGAGCAGGAGCTGCAGAGGGCACTGGCGCAGCGCAACCTGACCACGGCGGAAGCGCGGCGGATCATCCGCCTCTCCCTGACGGTACAGGCGCTGATGCCGCTGGTCACCGATGTGCGGGTTACGGCCGAGGAGGTGCAGGAGGTGTTCGCTCAGCGCCGCGCCCAGTACGACCAGCCGGAACAGGTGCGGGTCAGCCACATCCTCATCCGCGCCAGCACCCCGCAGGAGGAGGAGCGTGCCAAACAGACCCTGCTCCTCATTCAGGGACGCCTGGCCCGTGGGGAGAAGTTCGCCGACCTGGCGCGGCAATACTCGGAGGATCCGGGCAGCAAGGCGGGCGGCGGCGATCTGGGCCTGGTGGCTAGGGGCACGCTGGTGCCGGAGTTCGAGCGGGTCGCCTTCAGCCTCCCTCCCGGGCAAGTGAGCGAGCCGGTGAAAACGTCCTTCGGCTACCACCTCATCCTGGTGCACGAGCGCAGGCCGGCGCGCCGGGCCACGCTGGAGCAGGTCCAGGCCCGGATCCGGGAGGAGCTCCTGCAGCAGCGGCGGGAGGCGGCCTTCCAGCAGTGGCTGCAGGTGCAGCGCAAGCAGGCGACCATCAAGCGGTTCCCCCGCCCATCGTAG
- the mazG gene encoding nucleoside triphosphate pyrophosphohydrolase, producing the protein MSAPYTFDDLVAVMARLRGPGGCPWDRAQTPRSLRPYLLEETYETLEAIDRGDGTALREELGDLLLQVVFQARMAEEAGGFTIGEVVDGLVRKLIDRHPHVFGDARLETAEAVLAHWHDAKQAKREAPFAGVPEALPALARAQKVQERVRALGFRWPDLQAAVAKARAELGELQTASDPEAAADELGDALFTLINVAIFHGVDAEQALRDATRKFVQRFTRLEALARATGRPLREHTLQELLALWEQAKSGHAGG; encoded by the coding sequence ATGTCGGCTCCCTACACCTTCGACGACCTGGTGGCGGTCATGGCCCGCCTGCGCGGCCCCGGCGGCTGCCCCTGGGACCGGGCGCAGACTCCCCGCTCCCTCCGCCCCTACCTGCTGGAGGAGACATACGAGACCCTGGAGGCCATCGACCGGGGGGACGGCACCGCGCTGCGCGAGGAACTGGGCGACCTGTTGCTGCAGGTGGTCTTCCAGGCCCGTATGGCCGAGGAAGCCGGAGGGTTCACCATCGGGGAGGTGGTGGACGGACTGGTGCGCAAGCTGATCGATCGGCACCCGCACGTCTTCGGCGACGCCCGGCTGGAGACCGCGGAGGCTGTGCTGGCCCACTGGCACGACGCCAAGCAGGCGAAGCGGGAGGCCCCCTTCGCCGGCGTCCCTGAGGCCCTGCCCGCCCTCGCCCGGGCACAGAAGGTGCAGGAGCGTGTGCGCGCTCTCGGCTTCCGCTGGCCGGACCTGCAGGCGGCGGTGGCAAAGGCGCGGGCGGAGCTCGGCGAGCTGCAGACGGCATCCGATCCGGAGGCAGCGGCCGACGAGCTGGGCGACGCCCTCTTCACCCTGATCAACGTGGCCATCTTCCACGGCGTGGACGCCGAGCAGGCACTGCGGGACGCCACGCGCAAGTTCGTGCAACGCTTCACCCGCCTGGAGGCGTTGGCCAGGGCCACCGGTCGCCCCCTGAGGGAGCACACGCTGCAGGAGCTGCTGGCGCTGTGGGAGCAGGCCAAGAGCGGCCATGCGGGTGGATAA
- a CDS encoding S4 domain-containing protein: MRVDKYLQLSQLVRRRVLAQRLCDAGRVQVNERRARPATPVAVGDILEVSLEQRRLRVRVLHLPASPREAGRTPSYEILGEDSLGWW, translated from the coding sequence ATGCGGGTGGATAAGTACCTGCAGCTCAGTCAGCTGGTGCGGCGGCGCGTCCTGGCGCAGCGCCTCTGCGACGCCGGGCGGGTACAGGTGAACGAGCGGCGGGCCAGGCCCGCTACCCCTGTGGCCGTGGGCGACATCCTGGAGGTCTCGCTGGAACAGCGGCGACTGCGGGTCCGTGTGCTGCACCTGCCCGCTTCACCGCGGGAAGCGGGGCGAACTCCGTCGTATGAGATCCTGGGCGAGGACTCCCTGGGGTGGTGGTGA